A portion of the Calothrix sp. 336/3 genome contains these proteins:
- a CDS encoding Uma2 family endonuclease, with product MVQQLQPETTAGVIYPDSDGQPMADNTKQFRWIVTIKENLEILFATRDDVFVAGDLLWYPVQGDNKIRQAPDAMVVFGRGKGDRGSYRQWEENNIPVQVVFEILSPGNTLKEMAKKLQFYQRYGVEEYYVYDPDRIDFNGWLRVGNTLEVIEDIQGWISPRLGIRFDLNPTTLEIYYPDGRKFLTSVELSQKLEQESQRAEQERQQKESALTELEAERQRYQDLLQKLQQQGINPEEL from the coding sequence ACCCTGACAGCGACGGACAACCGATGGCAGATAATACGAAACAGTTTCGTTGGATAGTCACGATTAAAGAAAATTTAGAAATATTATTTGCAACCCGTGATGATGTCTTTGTTGCAGGAGATTTGCTGTGGTATCCCGTACAAGGAGATAATAAAATTCGTCAAGCTCCTGATGCCATGGTTGTCTTTGGTAGGGGAAAAGGAGATAGGGGTTCCTACAGACAGTGGGAAGAAAATAATATTCCTGTTCAAGTTGTCTTTGAAATTTTATCTCCTGGGAATACTCTCAAAGAGATGGCGAAGAAATTACAGTTTTATCAACGCTATGGAGTAGAAGAATATTATGTATATGACCCCGACAGAATAGATTTTAATGGTTGGTTACGTGTAGGAAATACCCTAGAAGTTATTGAAGATATTCAAGGATGGATTAGTCCCCGTTTGGGTATACGTTTTGATTTAAATCCCACAACTTTAGAAATATATTATCCTGATGGGCGGAAGTTTCTCACTTCTGTAGAATTGAGTCAAAAACTGGAGCAGGAAAGTCAACGTGCAGAGCAGGAACGTCAACAAAAAGAATCAGCACTAACTGAATTAGAAGCAGAACGCCAACGTTATCAAGATTTGTTGCAAAAATTACAGCAGCAAGGTATTAATCCCGAAGAATTGTAA